One Archocentrus centrarchus isolate MPI-CPG fArcCen1 chromosome 14, fArcCen1, whole genome shotgun sequence DNA window includes the following coding sequences:
- the fam76b gene encoding protein FAM76B, producing the protein MATTALYACTKCNQRYPFEELSQGQQLCKECRIAHPIVKCTYCRSEFQQESKTNTICKKCAQNVKQFGTPKPCQYCNIIAAFIGTKCQRCTNSEKKYGPPQTCEQCKQQCAFDRKEEGRRKVDGKLLCWLCTLSYRRVLQKTKEQRKGFGSSNSSSLNEKDHHSRPHHHHHHHQHRHSSSHHKLSGSLSPEQEQGLWKQSHKSSSIQKETPKKKPKLEMKPSNGDSSSITQSMDSGGTDNFILISQLKEEVMSLKRLLQQRDQTILEKDRKLTELKADFQYQESNMRVKMNQMEKAHKESMEQQQAKNRELMKQVAALSKGKKFDRTGSSLLLP; encoded by the exons ATGGCAACGACGGCACTGTACGCCTGTACGAAGTGTAACCAGCGGTACCCCTTCGAGGAGCTGTCGCAGGGCCAGCAGCTGTGCAAG GAGTGTCGCATCGCACACCCAATAGTGAAGTGCACGTATTGCAGATCAGAATTTCAGCAGGAAAG taaaacaaatacaatttgCAAGAAATGTGCCCAGAACGTCAAACAGTTTGGAACA CCTAAACCCTGCCAGTACTGTAACATCATTGCAGCTTTTATCGGGACAAAGTGCCAGCGTTGTACTAACTCAGAGAAGAAATATGGACCTCCACAGACCTGCGAACAATGCAAACAGCAATGCGCCTTTGACCGTAAGGAAGAGGGCAGGAGAAAG GTGGATGGAAAACTGCTGTGCTGGCTCTGTACACTCTCCTACCGTCGTGTCCTGCAGAAGACTAAGGAGCAGAGGAAGGGCTTTGGTTCCTCCAACTCTTCATCCCTGAATGAGAAAGACCACCACTCCAGACcgcaccatcatcatcaccatcaccaacacagacacagcagttCTCACCACAA ACTGAGTGGGAGCCTGAGTCCTGAGCAGGAGCAGGGACTGTGGAAGCAGAG CCATAAATCGTCTTCAATCCAAAAGGAGACTCCAAAGAAGAAACCAAAACTGGAGATGAAGCCATCCAATGGGGACAG TAGTTCCATTACCCAGTCTATGGATTCAGGGGGAACGGACAACTTCATTCTCATCAGCCAGCTGaaagaggaagtgatgtcactgaAGAGACTTCTGCAGCAGAGAGATCAGACCATCCTTGAAAAGGACCGAAAG CTCACAGAGCTCAAAGCAGACTTTCAGTACCAGGAGTCAAATATGAGAGTGAAGATGAATCAAATGGAGAAGGCGCACAAAGAATCtatggagcagcagcag gctAAGAACAGGGAGCTAATGAAACAAGTGGCTGCCCTCTCCAAGGGGAAAAAGTTTGATCGGACAGGAAGTTCACTGCTGTTGCCCTAA